A stretch of Gossypium hirsutum isolate 1008001.06 chromosome A06, Gossypium_hirsutum_v2.1, whole genome shotgun sequence DNA encodes these proteins:
- the LOC107961931 gene encoding F-box protein CPR1 isoform X1: MSYNHGVEIQGSCNGLLCIRNIVEDMAIWNPSTRKYQVLPYLGSCKGYVCGFGHDPIADDYKVVKIIQLGGADGKPLESEVKVCSLKRNRWRKIQDIPCVSSFPVANGVFASGTLHWILTQKLDLSEENTIVALDLATESFREVPQPECERMIYQLNVGVLGGCLCVVANHGDARVDLWVMKEYGVKESWTILFSLASEDVVGSLRFLKPLAYSSCGNQVLLEHDKINLFWYDLEKKKAGDVWVPGMPFSYETEVCLQSLVSLNVKRRKQNGEDNRDIKKMDDFLSEGFKLVL, translated from the exons ATGAGCTACAACCATGGCGTCGAGATCCAGGGTTCTTGCAACGGCTTGCTCTGTATCCGTAACATAGTTGAAGACATGGCTATTTGGAACCCTTCCACTAGGAAGTACCAAGTTTTACCTTATCTCGGTTCTTGCAAGGGTTACGTCTGCGGATTCGGGCACGACCCGATTGCCGATGATTACAAGGTGGTTAAAATTATTCAGCTGGGTGGGGCTGATGGTAAGCCTTTGGAATCGGAGGTTAAAGTATGCAGCTTGAAGAGAAATAGGTGGAGGAAAATTCAAGATATCCCTTGTGTTTCTTCCTTCCCTGTAGCCAATGGGGTTTTTGCTAGTGGTACTTTACACTGGATTCTCACTCAAAAACTTGATCTTTCGGAGGAAAATACGATTGTTGCGTTGGATTTAGCTACTGAAAGTTTCAGGGAAGTGCCTCAACCGGAGTGCGAAAGAATGATATATCAATTGAATGTTGGAGTATTGGGAGGATGTTTATGTGTGGTAGCTAATCATGGTGATGCTCGAGTTGATCTTTGGGTGATGAAAGAATATGGGGTGAAGGAGTCTTGGACTATACTATTTTCTCTTGCAAGTGAAGATGTGGTTGGTTCATTGAGGTTTCTCAAGCCTCTGGCTTACTCTAGCTGTGGTAATCAAGTTTTGTTGGAACATGATAAGATAAATCTTTTCTGGTATGATTTGGAAAAGAAGAAAGCTGGTGATGTCTGGGTCCCTGGTATGCCCTTTTCCTATGAAACTGAGGTTTGCTTGCAAAGCCTTGTTTCACTTAATGTCAAGAGAAGGAAGCAAAATGGAGAGGATAATAGGGATATCAAAAAGAT GGATGATTTCCTATCAGAGGGGTTCAAATTAGTGTTATAG
- the LOC107907952 gene encoding E3 ubiquitin-protein ligase UPL5 isoform X2, with translation MSLFQSAAVDQLSNGYDHRLSSKRKFDDYAFSFDEEDPLVPVRMRKDDHTHQGAYPITAVHHSSKAPASSFPTSLVDSLPSSSDVPSSSSSCSSSRLQFFIRMISEGNTIVVQANSEDTVKSLHERIQVMTGIPVIEQRLIYRGKQLQWEQSLADCSIQNDAGLQLVGRMRSTDHPQTWQVMDDMISVICRLCRGETPPSPTKHIKDCLTNFFTIAPKDNNDSGPAHLQIFMASSAPAALVMLYMSPIKKNKMCADDSIRHILTQYRSALPKHLHSYCAPILLEFCKLLRKVVSEDSLYEACRSALGMLLESVGTSRGLMLPEVKGLIVIQDIFPFVSELADKISKNLESSVDSTSSGEPLSSDVRDFTAFLNPLRSTILERVAFRIPISVKWKKKDNSNPPYGEAVEFLHTIFNDLLGKMENCLIRVEENLAAKGSSEGEYLSSEWSQYLAILKELNGISKLYQGAEEQFWMLLRNRKSSLCALIIRFAKRNEDNRWLLEHKDVTDFESRRHLAMMMFPEVKEDYEELHEMLIDRSQLLSESFQYIAHADPESLHAGLFMEFKNEEATGPGVLREWFFLVCQAIFNPENALFVPCSNDRRRFFPNPASRVDPLHLEYFRFAGRVIALALMHKVQVGVVFDRVFFQQLAGMHISLEDIRETDPCLYSSCKKILEMDAEFIDSDALGLTFVREVEELGSRRLVELVAGGKNIVVNSKNRQEYVNLLIRDRFVTSISEQVDHFSQGFGHILSNSRLQKFFFQSLELEDLDWMLYGSESPICIEDWKAHTEYNGYTENDPQITWFWEIVREMSAEQRKVLLFFWTSLKHLPVEGFRGPKCKNGLMSLLRNMLAAALVPGSKT, from the exons ATGTCTCTTTTCCAATCCGCCGCCGTTGATCAACTCTCCAACGGCTACGATCACCGCCTTTCCTCTAAGCGTAAGTTTGACGATTATGCCTTTTCTTTCGACGAGGAGGATCCTTTAGTCCCCGTCAGGATGCGAAAAGACGATCATACCCATCAAGGCGCTTATCCGATTACGGCCGTTCATCACTCGTCCAAAGCGCCCGCTTCCTCTTTCCCCACCTCCCTCGTCGATTCTCTCCCTTCCTCCTCCGATGTTCCGTCGTCGTCCTCCTCGTGTTCCTCTTCCCGCCTCCAATTCTTCATCCGGATGATCTCCGAAGGGAACACCATTGTCGTCCAGGCTAATTCGGAGGACACCGTGAAATCCCTACACGAAAGGATTCAGGTGATGACCGGAATTCCGGTGATAGAACAGCGTTTAATTTATCGCGGGAAACAACTCCAGTGGGAGCAATCCCTAGCTGATTGTTCCATCCAAAACGACGCCGGACTCCAACTCGTTGGCCGTATGCGGTCGACGGACCACCCACAAACCTGGCAGGTCATGGACGACATGATCTCCGTTATTTGCCGCCTTTGCCGAGGAGAAACACCCCCTTCCCCGACCAAACACATCAAAGACTGCCTGACCAACTTTTTTACGATTGCTCCAAAGGACAATAATGACTCCGGCCCTGCTCACTTGCAGATATTTATGGCATCTTCGGCTCCTGCCGCTTTGGTAATGCTTTATATGTCTCCTATTAAAAAGAATAAGATGTGTGCTGATGATTCAATAAGGCATATATTAACTCAATATAGGAGTGCATTACCAAAACATTTGCATTCTTATTGTGCACCTATACTATTAGAGTTCTGCAAGCTCCTCAGGAAGGTTGTTAGCGAAGATAGTTTGTATGAGGCGTGCCGGAGTGCACTTGGGATGTTGTTGGAAAGTGTTGGCACTTCCAGGGGTTTAATGCTGCCAGAGGTTAAAGGGTTGATTGTCATACAAGATATTTTCCCCTTTGTTAGTGAGTTGGCTGATAAGATATCTAAGAACTTGGAATCCAGTGTAGATTCTACCAGTAGTGGGGAACCATTATCGAGTGATGTGAGGGATTTCACAGCGTTCTTGAACCCTTTGCGGTCTACCATTCTTGAGAGAGTGGCGTTCCGGATTCCCATATCAGTTAAGTGGAAAAAGAAGGATAACAGCAATCCTCCTTATGGGGAAGCAGTTGAGTTTCTTCATACTATATTTAATGATTTGTTGGGTAAAATGGAAAATTGCCTTATCAGAGTGGAGGAAAACTTAGCCGCAAAGGGAAGCAGTGAAGGTGAATATCTTAGTTCAGAGTGGTCTCAGTATCTTGCCATTTTGAAGGAACTGAATGGCATCTCAAAACTTTATCAGGGAGCTGAAGAGCAGTTTTGGATGCTTTTGAGGAATAGAAAATCTTCATTATGTGCCTTAATTATTAGGTTTGCAAAGCGAAATGAAGATAATCGGTGGCTACTTGAGCACAAGGATGTCACTGATTTTGAATCCAGAAGGCATTTGGCCATGATGATGTTTCCTGAGGTAAAAGAAGATTATGAGGAATTACATGAGATGCTCATTGACAGGTCTCAGTTATTGTCAGAGTCATTTCAGTACATTGCTCATGCTGACCCTGAATCACTGCATGCTGGTCTATTCATGGAATTTAAAAATGAAGAAGCTACTGGCCCTGGTGTATTGAGGGAGTGGTTTTTCTTGGTATGCCAAGCTATATTCAATCCAGAGAATGCCCTTTTCGTGCCTTGCTCAAATGATCGTAGAAGATTTTTTCCTAATCCTG CATCTAGAGTGGATCCTTTGCATCTTGAATATTTCAGATTTGCTGGCCGTGTGATTGCATTAGCATTGATGCATAAAGTGCAAGTGGGTGTTGTGTTTGATCGTgtatttttccaacaattggcgGGAATGCATATCTCTTTGGAAGATATACGAGAGACAGATCCATGCTTGTATAGCAGCTGCAAGAAGATTCTGGAGATGGATGCTGAGTTTATTGATTCAGATGCTTTGGGATTGACATTTGTCAGAGAAGTTGAGGAGTTAGGATCCAGGAGACTTGTTGAGCTGGTTGCTGGTGGGAAAAACATTGTTGTAAATAGCAAGAATAGGCAGGAATATGTTAATCTTCTTATTCGGGATCGATTTGTAACGTCCATTTCTGAACAGGTAGACCATTTTTCCCAAGGTTTTGGCCATATTCTTTCTAACTCAAGGCTGCAGAAGTTCTTTTTTCAAAGTTTAGAGCTCGAGGACCTTGATTGGATGCTATATGGAAGTGAAAGTCCCATTTGTATTGAAGACTGGAAGGCACATACTGAGTACAATGGCTACACAGAAAATGATCCTCAAATAACCTGGTTCTGGGAG ATTGTTAGGGAAATGTCAGCAGAGCAAAGAAAGGTACTTCTTTTCTTCTGGACCTCCTTGAAGCATCTTCCGGTTGAAGGCTTCCGAG GGCCGAAATGCAAAAACGGCTTAATGTCGTTACTCAGGAACATGTTGGCTGCAGCTTTGGTACCTGGTAGTAAAACATGA
- the LOC107907952 gene encoding E3 ubiquitin-protein ligase UPL5 isoform X1 produces the protein MSLFQSAAVDQLSNGYDHRLSSKRKFDDYAFSFDEEDPLVPVRMRKDDHTHQGAYPITAVHHSSKAPASSFPTSLVDSLPSSSDVPSSSSSCSSSRLQFFIRMISEGNTIVVQANSEDTVKSLHERIQVMTGIPVIEQRLIYRGKQLQWEQSLADCSIQNDAGLQLVGRMRSTDHPQTWQVMDDMISVICRLCRGETPPSPTKHIKDCLTNFFTIAPKDNNDSGPAHLQIFMASSAPAALVMLYMSPIKKNKMCADDSIRHILTQYRSALPKHLHSYCAPILLEFCKLLRKVVSEDSLYEACRSALGMLLESVGTSRGLMLPEVKGLIVIQDIFPFVSELADKISKNLESSVDSTSSGEPLSSDVRDFTAFLNPLRSTILERVAFRIPISVKWKKKDNSNPPYGEAVEFLHTIFNDLLGKMENCLIRVEENLAAKGSSEGEYLSSEWSQYLAILKELNGISKLYQGAEEQFWMLLRNRKSSLCALIIRFAKRNEDNRWLLEHKDVTDFESRRHLAMMMFPEVKEDYEELHEMLIDRSQLLSESFQYIAHADPESLHAGLFMEFKNEEATGPGVLREWFFLVCQAIFNPENALFVPCSNDRRRFFPNPASRVDPLHLEYFRFAGRVIALALMHKVQVGVVFDRVFFQQLAGMHISLEDIRETDPCLYSSCKKILEMDAEFIDSDALGLTFVREVEELGSRRLVELVAGGKNIVVNSKNRQEYVNLLIRDRFVTSISEQVDHFSQGFGHILSNSRLQKFFFQSLELEDLDWMLYGSESPICIEDWKAHTEYNGYTENDPQITWFWEIVREMSAEQRKVLLFFWTSLKHLPVEGFRGLASQLYIYKSSEPHERLPSSHTCFYRLCFPPYPSRAEMQKRLNVVTQEHVGCSFGTW, from the exons ATGTCTCTTTTCCAATCCGCCGCCGTTGATCAACTCTCCAACGGCTACGATCACCGCCTTTCCTCTAAGCGTAAGTTTGACGATTATGCCTTTTCTTTCGACGAGGAGGATCCTTTAGTCCCCGTCAGGATGCGAAAAGACGATCATACCCATCAAGGCGCTTATCCGATTACGGCCGTTCATCACTCGTCCAAAGCGCCCGCTTCCTCTTTCCCCACCTCCCTCGTCGATTCTCTCCCTTCCTCCTCCGATGTTCCGTCGTCGTCCTCCTCGTGTTCCTCTTCCCGCCTCCAATTCTTCATCCGGATGATCTCCGAAGGGAACACCATTGTCGTCCAGGCTAATTCGGAGGACACCGTGAAATCCCTACACGAAAGGATTCAGGTGATGACCGGAATTCCGGTGATAGAACAGCGTTTAATTTATCGCGGGAAACAACTCCAGTGGGAGCAATCCCTAGCTGATTGTTCCATCCAAAACGACGCCGGACTCCAACTCGTTGGCCGTATGCGGTCGACGGACCACCCACAAACCTGGCAGGTCATGGACGACATGATCTCCGTTATTTGCCGCCTTTGCCGAGGAGAAACACCCCCTTCCCCGACCAAACACATCAAAGACTGCCTGACCAACTTTTTTACGATTGCTCCAAAGGACAATAATGACTCCGGCCCTGCTCACTTGCAGATATTTATGGCATCTTCGGCTCCTGCCGCTTTGGTAATGCTTTATATGTCTCCTATTAAAAAGAATAAGATGTGTGCTGATGATTCAATAAGGCATATATTAACTCAATATAGGAGTGCATTACCAAAACATTTGCATTCTTATTGTGCACCTATACTATTAGAGTTCTGCAAGCTCCTCAGGAAGGTTGTTAGCGAAGATAGTTTGTATGAGGCGTGCCGGAGTGCACTTGGGATGTTGTTGGAAAGTGTTGGCACTTCCAGGGGTTTAATGCTGCCAGAGGTTAAAGGGTTGATTGTCATACAAGATATTTTCCCCTTTGTTAGTGAGTTGGCTGATAAGATATCTAAGAACTTGGAATCCAGTGTAGATTCTACCAGTAGTGGGGAACCATTATCGAGTGATGTGAGGGATTTCACAGCGTTCTTGAACCCTTTGCGGTCTACCATTCTTGAGAGAGTGGCGTTCCGGATTCCCATATCAGTTAAGTGGAAAAAGAAGGATAACAGCAATCCTCCTTATGGGGAAGCAGTTGAGTTTCTTCATACTATATTTAATGATTTGTTGGGTAAAATGGAAAATTGCCTTATCAGAGTGGAGGAAAACTTAGCCGCAAAGGGAAGCAGTGAAGGTGAATATCTTAGTTCAGAGTGGTCTCAGTATCTTGCCATTTTGAAGGAACTGAATGGCATCTCAAAACTTTATCAGGGAGCTGAAGAGCAGTTTTGGATGCTTTTGAGGAATAGAAAATCTTCATTATGTGCCTTAATTATTAGGTTTGCAAAGCGAAATGAAGATAATCGGTGGCTACTTGAGCACAAGGATGTCACTGATTTTGAATCCAGAAGGCATTTGGCCATGATGATGTTTCCTGAGGTAAAAGAAGATTATGAGGAATTACATGAGATGCTCATTGACAGGTCTCAGTTATTGTCAGAGTCATTTCAGTACATTGCTCATGCTGACCCTGAATCACTGCATGCTGGTCTATTCATGGAATTTAAAAATGAAGAAGCTACTGGCCCTGGTGTATTGAGGGAGTGGTTTTTCTTGGTATGCCAAGCTATATTCAATCCAGAGAATGCCCTTTTCGTGCCTTGCTCAAATGATCGTAGAAGATTTTTTCCTAATCCTG CATCTAGAGTGGATCCTTTGCATCTTGAATATTTCAGATTTGCTGGCCGTGTGATTGCATTAGCATTGATGCATAAAGTGCAAGTGGGTGTTGTGTTTGATCGTgtatttttccaacaattggcgGGAATGCATATCTCTTTGGAAGATATACGAGAGACAGATCCATGCTTGTATAGCAGCTGCAAGAAGATTCTGGAGATGGATGCTGAGTTTATTGATTCAGATGCTTTGGGATTGACATTTGTCAGAGAAGTTGAGGAGTTAGGATCCAGGAGACTTGTTGAGCTGGTTGCTGGTGGGAAAAACATTGTTGTAAATAGCAAGAATAGGCAGGAATATGTTAATCTTCTTATTCGGGATCGATTTGTAACGTCCATTTCTGAACAGGTAGACCATTTTTCCCAAGGTTTTGGCCATATTCTTTCTAACTCAAGGCTGCAGAAGTTCTTTTTTCAAAGTTTAGAGCTCGAGGACCTTGATTGGATGCTATATGGAAGTGAAAGTCCCATTTGTATTGAAGACTGGAAGGCACATACTGAGTACAATGGCTACACAGAAAATGATCCTCAAATAACCTGGTTCTGGGAG ATTGTTAGGGAAATGTCAGCAGAGCAAAGAAAGGTACTTCTTTTCTTCTGGACCTCCTTGAAGCATCTTCCGGTTGAAGGCTTCCGAGGTTTGGCCTCTCAGCTTTATATTTATAAGTCCTCGGAGCCCCATGAGCGTCTTCCTTCTTCTCATACCTGCTTTTACCGGCTGTGTTTCCCACCATATCCCTCCAGGGCCGAAATGCAAAAACGGCTTAATGTCGTTACTCAGGAACATGTTGGCTGCAGCTTTGGTACCTGGTAG
- the LOC107961931 gene encoding F-box protein CPR1 isoform X2 — MSYNHGVEIQGSCNGLLCIRNIVEDMAIWNPSTRKYQVLPYLGSCKGYVCGFGHDPIADDYKVVKIIQLGGADGKPLESEVKVCSLKRNRWRKIQDIPCVSSFPVANGVFASGTLHWILTQKLDLSEENTIVALDLATESFREVPQPECERMIYQLNVGVLGGCLCVVANHGDARVDLWVMKEYGVKESWTILFSLASEDVVGSLRFLKPLAYSSCGNQVLLEHDKINLFWYDLEKKKAGDVWVPGMISYQRGSN, encoded by the exons ATGAGCTACAACCATGGCGTCGAGATCCAGGGTTCTTGCAACGGCTTGCTCTGTATCCGTAACATAGTTGAAGACATGGCTATTTGGAACCCTTCCACTAGGAAGTACCAAGTTTTACCTTATCTCGGTTCTTGCAAGGGTTACGTCTGCGGATTCGGGCACGACCCGATTGCCGATGATTACAAGGTGGTTAAAATTATTCAGCTGGGTGGGGCTGATGGTAAGCCTTTGGAATCGGAGGTTAAAGTATGCAGCTTGAAGAGAAATAGGTGGAGGAAAATTCAAGATATCCCTTGTGTTTCTTCCTTCCCTGTAGCCAATGGGGTTTTTGCTAGTGGTACTTTACACTGGATTCTCACTCAAAAACTTGATCTTTCGGAGGAAAATACGATTGTTGCGTTGGATTTAGCTACTGAAAGTTTCAGGGAAGTGCCTCAACCGGAGTGCGAAAGAATGATATATCAATTGAATGTTGGAGTATTGGGAGGATGTTTATGTGTGGTAGCTAATCATGGTGATGCTCGAGTTGATCTTTGGGTGATGAAAGAATATGGGGTGAAGGAGTCTTGGACTATACTATTTTCTCTTGCAAGTGAAGATGTGGTTGGTTCATTGAGGTTTCTCAAGCCTCTGGCTTACTCTAGCTGTGGTAATCAAGTTTTGTTGGAACATGATAAGATAAATCTTTTCTGGTATGATTTGGAAAAGAAGAAAGCTGGTGATGTCTGGGTCCCTG GGATGATTTCCTATCAGAGGGGTTCAAATTAG